Proteins encoded in a region of the Isoalcanivorax pacificus W11-5 genome:
- a CDS encoding aminotransferase class V-fold PLP-dependent enzyme, with translation MASRSSLPLSQVLPAPAAEIAAEFPLAADLCYLNHAAVAPWPGRTLEAITAFAQENVTRGAADYPRWHAMEARLRAQLCTLINAPSTDDIALLKNTSEGLSLIAAGLPWQAGDRIVTSDQEFPSNRIPWQALRPRGVDTLCVDISGDDPEGALIAALTPRTRLLSISSVQYGTGLRMDLARLGDACRANGTLFCVDAIQSLGALPFDVQACCADFVVADGHKWMLGPEGLALFYCRDSVREQLALTQYGWHMIEDAGNYDRDDWTPAQSARRFECGSPNMLATHALSASLSLLLEVGMEQVSEALLARTDYIDRQLRASGRGTVLSPADAGRRAGIVTWRPDEPLEACFERLRAAGVVCARRGGGIRLSPHFYTDQSVIDHALGLLLA, from the coding sequence ATGGCATCCCGTTCCTCCCTCCCCTTGTCCCAGGTCCTGCCGGCACCGGCTGCGGAGATCGCCGCAGAATTTCCGCTGGCAGCGGACCTCTGCTATCTCAACCATGCCGCCGTGGCACCGTGGCCCGGACGCACGCTGGAGGCCATCACCGCCTTCGCGCAGGAAAACGTCACCCGTGGCGCTGCGGATTATCCACGCTGGCATGCCATGGAAGCGCGTTTGCGTGCGCAACTGTGCACCCTGATCAACGCGCCCTCCACAGACGACATTGCGCTGCTGAAGAACACCTCCGAGGGGCTGTCGCTGATCGCCGCCGGCCTGCCCTGGCAGGCCGGGGACAGGATCGTGACCAGTGATCAGGAATTTCCCTCCAACCGCATTCCCTGGCAGGCATTACGCCCGCGCGGTGTCGACACCCTGTGCGTGGACATCAGCGGGGACGATCCGGAAGGTGCCCTGATCGCGGCACTGACGCCCCGCACCCGTCTGCTGTCGATCAGCTCGGTGCAGTACGGCACCGGCCTGCGCATGGACCTGGCCCGGCTGGGCGACGCCTGCCGGGCCAACGGCACGCTGTTCTGCGTCGACGCCATCCAGAGCCTGGGCGCCCTGCCGTTTGACGTGCAGGCCTGCTGCGCGGATTTCGTTGTCGCCGATGGCCACAAATGGATGCTCGGGCCCGAGGGGCTGGCACTGTTCTACTGCCGCGACAGCGTGCGCGAACAGCTCGCGCTGACACAGTATGGCTGGCACATGATCGAAGACGCCGGCAACTACGACCGCGACGACTGGACACCGGCACAGAGCGCCCGGCGCTTTGAATGCGGCAGCCCGAACATGCTCGCCACCCACGCGCTGTCGGCCAGCCTGTCGCTGTTGCTGGAAGTGGGCATGGAACAGGTCAGCGAGGCACTGCTGGCGCGGACCGACTATATCGACCGGCAACTGCGCGCCAGCGGCCGTGGCACCGTGCTCAGCCCGGCCGACGCCGGCCGCCGCGCCGGCATTGTCACCTGGCGCCCGGATGAGCCACTGGAGGCCTGCTTCGAGCGTCTGCGGGCCGCGGGCGTAGTCTGCGCCAGGCGCGGCGGCGGCATTCGGCTGTCACCGCACTTCTACACTGACCAATCAGTCATCGACCATGCCCTGGGATTGCTGCTAGCATAG
- a CDS encoding TetR/AcrR family transcriptional regulator yields the protein MGDLEKAARKAQEFRQREREILDAALALFLEQGEDRVTVEMIADRVGIGKGTIYKHFETKNEIYLLLMIRYEEDLAEMFRQITSSGDKESLPREYFRFRISDPRRYQLFDRLENKVIKDHAVPELVEKLHAIRSANLDNLVRTIEARMDDGTLENVPASYHIAAAWALVHGGVALMESPFYQKFIDDKSDFLDFLVSIGIRMGNKGQRGK from the coding sequence ATGGGTGACCTGGAGAAAGCAGCACGCAAGGCGCAGGAATTCCGTCAACGTGAACGGGAAATCCTGGATGCCGCGCTGGCGTTGTTCCTCGAACAGGGGGAAGACCGCGTGACGGTGGAAATGATCGCCGACCGCGTGGGCATCGGCAAAGGCACTATCTACAAACACTTCGAAACCAAGAACGAAATCTACCTGCTGCTGATGATCCGTTACGAGGAAGATCTCGCCGAGATGTTCCGGCAGATCACCAGCTCCGGCGACAAGGAGAGCCTGCCGCGCGAGTATTTCCGCTTCCGCATCAGCGACCCGCGCCGTTATCAATTGTTCGACCGGCTGGAGAACAAGGTCATCAAGGATCATGCCGTGCCCGAGCTGGTCGAAAAGCTGCACGCCATCCGCTCTGCCAACCTGGACAATCTCGTGCGCACCATCGAAGCGCGCATGGACGACGGCACACTGGAGAATGTGCCGGCTTCCTACCACATTGCCGCGGCCTGGGCGCTGGTGCACGGCGGAGTGGCGCTGATGGAATCGCCGTTCTACCAGAAGTTCATCGACGACAAGAGCGACTTCCTGGATTTCCTCGTCAGCATCGGTATCCGCATGGGCAACAAGGGCCAGCGCGGCAAGTGA
- a CDS encoding DUF1285 domain-containing protein, whose protein sequence is MTTRKPDDILALLQKAEKDEQGLPPVHRWQPDYQADIDMRIARDGRWYYLGTPINRAAMVRLFSTIIRREGDDYFLVTPVEKLRIQVDDAPFVAVSLEVVQDEGRQKLVFTTQVGSTVVAGPRHPLRVETDPQTGEPAPYLRVRDNLEALLSRNVFYQLVEQAAPVHHEGESWLATESDGERFLIGRL, encoded by the coding sequence GTGACGACGCGCAAGCCGGACGACATCCTGGCGCTCCTGCAGAAAGCCGAAAAGGACGAGCAGGGGCTGCCGCCGGTGCACCGCTGGCAGCCGGATTATCAGGCCGACATCGACATGCGCATCGCCCGCGACGGGCGCTGGTACTACCTGGGTACACCTATCAACCGTGCCGCCATGGTGCGCCTCTTCTCTACCATCATCCGCCGCGAGGGGGATGACTATTTCCTTGTCACACCAGTGGAAAAACTGCGTATCCAGGTGGATGACGCCCCCTTTGTGGCCGTCAGCCTGGAAGTGGTGCAGGACGAGGGCCGGCAGAAACTGGTGTTCACCACGCAGGTCGGCAGCACCGTGGTCGCCGGGCCGCGCCATCCCCTGCGCGTTGAAACCGACCCGCAGACCGGGGAGCCGGCGCCCTACCTGCGGGTGCGTGACAACCTGGAAGCCTTGCTCAGCCGCAACGTGTTTTATCAACTGGTGGAACAGGCGGCGCCGGTGCACCATGAGGGAGAATCCTGGCTGGCCACCGAAAGCGACGGCGAGCGTTTTCTGATCGGCCGGCTGTAA
- a CDS encoding alpha/beta hydrolase, with the protein MHNNNDSLRPAISWQGRLANRLMRHLVKPVIARVPLTPRVMRFSQLGFDTVTLALPVHPDVHIAPAQPGGVPGEWLMTGRELVSGRVLLYLHGGAYFFGSPRSHRALTWRLSRACRARVLALDYRQPPKWPYPAPLEDTVRAYQGLLAQGYRPENLVIAGDSAGGNLALVAMIRLREMGVPLPAAAVLISPWTDLTVSGQSVRDNASADPLIPERTLRFAAAAYSRGSDPASPLISPAWADLTGLPPLLVQAGSTEVLRSDAERIVQQARECRVVCEYQVWENMPHVFQALAGWVPEASLAVREIGAFVRERVAAAGGEVHWRASAQVIRGRQR; encoded by the coding sequence ATGCATAACAATAATGATTCACTGCGCCCCGCGATCAGCTGGCAGGGGCGCCTGGCCAACCGTCTCATGCGGCACCTGGTGAAACCGGTGATTGCCCGCGTGCCGCTGACACCGCGTGTAATGCGCTTTTCCCAGCTTGGTTTCGATACCGTCACGCTCGCGTTGCCGGTGCACCCGGATGTGCATATTGCACCGGCGCAACCCGGCGGCGTGCCCGGCGAATGGCTGATGACCGGGCGTGAACTGGTGTCCGGCAGGGTGCTGCTGTACCTGCATGGCGGGGCGTATTTCTTCGGCTCACCACGTTCGCACCGGGCGCTGACCTGGCGCCTGAGCCGGGCCTGCCGGGCGCGGGTGCTGGCACTGGACTACCGGCAGCCGCCCAAGTGGCCCTATCCGGCCCCGCTGGAAGATACCGTGCGCGCATACCAGGGTTTGCTTGCACAGGGGTACCGGCCGGAGAATCTGGTCATCGCGGGGGATTCTGCCGGTGGCAATCTGGCACTGGTGGCAATGATCCGGTTGCGTGAAATGGGCGTGCCGTTGCCGGCGGCAGCCGTGCTGATCAGCCCGTGGACGGACCTCACCGTGAGCGGGCAGAGCGTGCGGGACAACGCCAGCGCCGATCCCCTGATTCCCGAGCGCACGCTGCGCTTTGCGGCGGCGGCCTATAGCCGTGGCAGCGACCCGGCCTCACCGCTGATCTCGCCGGCCTGGGCAGACCTGACCGGCCTGCCGCCGCTGCTGGTCCAGGCGGGCAGTACCGAAGTGCTGCGCAGTGACGCAGAGCGTATCGTGCAACAGGCACGCGAATGCCGTGTGGTGTGCGAATATCAGGTCTGGGAAAACATGCCGCATGTGTTCCAGGCGCTGGCCGGCTGGGTACCGGAAGCGTCGCTGGCGGTGCGGGAGATCGGTGCTTTCGTCCGCGAGCGTGTAGCCGCGGCGGGTGGGGAAGTGCATTGGCGCGCCAGTGCACAAGTGATCCGCGGTCGCCAGCGCTGA
- a CDS encoding redoxin domain-containing protein, translating into MERLKAVFVSLYLLLTSVLAIWVLWQCLAHWPMLRWSWLGAALACAALPLWLLGLYWRRPPRVAAHLPGVTLVVWLGTGLAVFGTLVDDNPDWRPLASAAAGLAGFLFYLLWYSHRPPPEANIQRGMRLPAGTLRVADCVDGLDAQAIAAPTLWLFFRGNWSPLCCGQVRELLALAPQLAGRGMQLVLVSPQPLPRTEALCRGAALQSVRLCQDPGLAFARSLGLVREGGMPWLLRGLWGRDVLHPTLMVTDADGDLILLAQCDNERSRPDTGPALKALERGALRDAEGE; encoded by the coding sequence ATGGAGCGTCTCAAAGCTGTTTTTGTCTCGTTATATCTGCTGCTGACCAGCGTACTGGCGATCTGGGTGCTGTGGCAGTGCCTGGCGCACTGGCCGATGCTGCGCTGGAGCTGGCTCGGTGCCGCGCTGGCCTGCGCCGCATTGCCGTTGTGGCTGCTGGGCCTGTACTGGCGGCGCCCGCCGAGGGTGGCCGCGCATCTGCCCGGCGTGACACTGGTGGTGTGGCTGGGCACCGGACTGGCGGTATTCGGCACCCTGGTGGACGACAACCCGGACTGGCGCCCGCTGGCCAGCGCGGCCGCCGGGCTGGCCGGGTTCCTGTTCTACCTGCTCTGGTACAGCCACCGCCCACCCCCGGAGGCGAATATCCAGCGTGGCATGCGGTTGCCGGCGGGTACGCTGCGTGTCGCAGACTGTGTCGACGGCCTTGATGCCCAGGCGATAGCGGCCCCGACGCTCTGGCTCTTTTTCCGGGGCAACTGGTCGCCGTTGTGCTGCGGCCAGGTGCGCGAACTGCTGGCGTTGGCGCCGCAGCTGGCCGGGCGGGGCATGCAACTGGTGCTGGTCAGCCCGCAACCGCTGCCACGTACCGAGGCATTGTGTCGTGGTGCCGCGTTGCAGAGTGTGCGGCTGTGTCAGGACCCCGGCCTGGCCTTTGCACGCAGTCTTGGCCTGGTACGGGAGGGCGGTATGCCGTGGTTACTGCGCGGGTTGTGGGGCCGTGATGTGCTGCACCCGACGCTGATGGTGACCGATGCAGACGGCGATCTGATCCTGCTGGCGCAGTGTGACAACGAGCGCAGCCGCCCGGATACCGGGCCGGCACTGAAGGCGCTGGAGCGCGGGGCGTTGCGGGATGCCGAAGGGGAATGA
- a CDS encoding 3-deoxy-7-phosphoheptulonate synthase — translation MAQTQVDDLNIESQTLLTTPRELKAKLPLSDSARETVAAGRQAVRDILDRKDPRLFIVIGPCSIHDVDAAHDYAARLKKLADEVQDTLLLVQRVYFEKPRTTVGWKGLINDPYMNDTFKIEDGLHIARKLLLDMAEMGLPTATEALDPITPQYMQDLITWSAIGARTTESQTHREMSSGLSSPVGFKNGTDGGLDVAINAMLSVRHPHRFLGIDSDGKVAVTVTRGNPYAHVVLRGGGGKPNYDSVSVALAEKALGKANVSTNIMVDCSHANSNKDPALQTLVMENITNQILEGNQSIVGLMVESNLKHGNQSIPADLSQLEYGVSVTDGCIGWDDTENAIRHMAAKLRDVLPGRKA, via the coding sequence ATGGCGCAAACACAGGTTGACGATCTCAATATCGAATCACAGACGCTGCTGACCACGCCGCGCGAACTGAAAGCGAAACTGCCGCTTTCCGACAGCGCACGCGAGACGGTCGCCGCCGGCCGCCAGGCCGTGCGTGACATTCTGGACCGCAAGGACCCGCGTCTGTTTATCGTGATCGGCCCCTGCTCTATCCATGATGTGGACGCCGCCCATGACTACGCCGCGCGTCTGAAGAAACTGGCGGACGAAGTCCAGGACACCCTGCTGCTGGTACAGCGCGTGTACTTCGAAAAGCCACGCACCACCGTCGGCTGGAAGGGGTTGATCAACGACCCGTACATGAACGACACCTTCAAGATCGAAGACGGCCTGCACATTGCCCGCAAGCTGCTGCTGGATATGGCCGAAATGGGCCTGCCCACCGCCACGGAAGCCCTGGACCCGATCACTCCGCAGTACATGCAGGACCTGATCACCTGGTCGGCCATCGGCGCGCGCACCACCGAATCGCAGACCCACCGGGAAATGTCCTCCGGCCTGTCCAGCCCGGTGGGCTTCAAGAACGGCACCGACGGCGGCCTGGACGTGGCCATCAATGCCATGCTCAGCGTGCGTCACCCGCACCGTTTTCTGGGGATCGACTCGGACGGCAAGGTTGCGGTCACCGTGACCCGAGGCAACCCGTACGCACACGTTGTGCTGCGTGGCGGCGGCGGCAAGCCGAACTATGATTCCGTGTCCGTGGCGCTGGCTGAGAAAGCGCTGGGCAAGGCCAATGTCTCCACCAACATCATGGTCGACTGCAGCCACGCCAACTCCAACAAGGACCCGGCCTTGCAGACACTGGTGATGGAAAACATCACCAACCAGATCCTGGAAGGCAACCAGTCGATTGTCGGGCTGATGGTGGAATCCAACCTCAAGCACGGCAACCAGTCGATTCCGGCGGACCTGAGCCAGCTCGAATACGGCGTCTCCGTGACTGACGGCTGCATCGGCTGGGACGATACCGAAAACGCCATCCGTCACATGGCGGCAAAACTGCGCGACGTACTGCCCGGCCGCAAGGCCTGA
- the cobB gene encoding Sir2 family NAD+-dependent deacetylase: MRESRDALNIVILTGAGISAESGIRTFRGDDGLWENHRLEDVATPEAFLRQPGLVQRFYNERRRQLHAPTLAPNPAHHALARLEQALPGQVLVVTQNIDNLHERAGSQALIHMHGELLKGRCRLCQAVADVSGDIDGDTPCPACRSTGCLRPHVVWFGEMPLQMDDIHEALSRCTLFVSIGTSGNVYPAAGFVDVANDAGAHTLELNLEASRVRTAFREHREGLASVLVPAWVDSLLDGR, from the coding sequence GTGCGCGAAAGCCGCGATGCATTGAACATTGTGATTCTGACCGGGGCAGGCATTTCTGCCGAGTCCGGCATCCGGACCTTTCGCGGTGATGATGGCCTGTGGGAGAACCACCGGCTGGAGGACGTGGCCACGCCGGAGGCGTTCCTGCGCCAGCCGGGGCTGGTGCAGCGTTTCTATAATGAACGCCGCCGGCAACTGCATGCACCGACACTTGCGCCCAACCCGGCACACCATGCCCTGGCGCGGCTGGAACAGGCCCTGCCCGGCCAGGTACTGGTGGTCACCCAGAACATCGACAACCTGCACGAGCGTGCGGGCAGCCAGGCCCTGATTCACATGCACGGCGAACTGCTCAAGGGACGCTGCCGGCTGTGCCAGGCGGTCGCCGATGTGAGCGGCGACATTGATGGCGACACGCCCTGCCCCGCCTGCCGCAGCACCGGTTGCCTGCGTCCGCATGTGGTCTGGTTTGGTGAGATGCCATTGCAGATGGATGACATCCATGAGGCGCTGTCGCGCTGCACGCTGTTTGTCAGTATCGGCACTTCCGGCAACGTCTATCCGGCGGCGGGATTTGTCGACGTGGCGAACGACGCGGGAGCCCATACGCTGGAGCTGAATCTGGAGGCGTCGCGGGTGCGTACCGCCTTCCGGGAGCATCGTGAAGGCCTTGCGTCGGTACTGGTGCCCGCCTGGGTGGACAGCCTGCTGGACGGCCGGTGA
- a CDS encoding bifunctional GNAT family N-acetyltransferase/carbon-nitrogen hydrolase family protein gives MGEESTKLRLRALSEDDYPQLAELMNMVYADIGGAWPEDTVRALMRLFPEGQLCIVDNDELVAAALTIKVKYDRFSNPHRYEDLITENQVHSHDDEGDALYGLDVFVHPEFRGYRLGRRLYEARKELCREENLRAILAGGRLPGYAAHADTLSVTDYIEQVERQKLYDPILSFQLSNGFDVKRLLKRYLPEDEDSRGYATLLEWDNILYMPEPEDESGYVSKTIVRLGVVQRRMRAARSVEDLLSQVEFFVDALSDYRADFAVLPEFFSAPLMGLEAELPSIDAIRFLAGFTEEIRDAVSDLAVSYNINIVAGSMPLVDNGNVYNVAYLCRRDGTVEEQRKVHITPGERRDWGIEGGDHIQVFETDAGRIGILICYDVEFPELGRILAEQGMEILIVPFWTDTKNGYLRVRHCAQARAIENECYVAISGSVGNLPRVDNVDIQYAQSAVFTPSDFYFPHDGIISEAVPNTEMLLFADVDLEKLKLLHKEGSVTNLKDRRHDMYRLKWRSQVGAE, from the coding sequence ATGGGCGAGGAAAGTACCAAACTCCGGTTGCGTGCGTTGTCCGAGGACGACTATCCGCAACTGGCGGAACTGATGAACATGGTCTACGCGGATATCGGTGGCGCCTGGCCGGAAGATACCGTGCGCGCCCTGATGCGGCTGTTCCCCGAGGGCCAGCTCTGCATCGTCGACAACGACGAACTGGTGGCCGCTGCACTGACCATCAAGGTGAAATACGACCGTTTCTCCAACCCGCACCGCTACGAAGACCTGATCACCGAAAACCAGGTTCATTCGCATGATGACGAGGGCGACGCGCTGTACGGCCTGGATGTGTTCGTACACCCGGAATTCCGGGGCTACCGCCTGGGCCGGCGGCTGTACGAGGCGCGCAAGGAACTCTGCCGCGAAGAAAACCTGCGCGCCATCCTGGCAGGCGGGCGTCTGCCGGGCTACGCCGCGCATGCCGACACGCTGTCGGTCACCGACTATATCGAACAGGTCGAGCGGCAAAAGCTGTACGACCCGATCCTGTCGTTCCAGTTGTCCAACGGCTTTGACGTCAAGCGCCTGCTCAAGCGCTACCTGCCGGAAGACGAAGACTCACGTGGTTACGCCACACTGCTGGAATGGGACAACATCCTCTACATGCCGGAGCCGGAAGATGAGTCCGGCTACGTCAGCAAGACCATTGTGCGGCTGGGCGTGGTACAGCGCCGCATGCGCGCGGCACGTTCCGTGGAAGACCTGCTCAGCCAGGTGGAATTCTTCGTCGATGCGCTGTCGGATTACCGCGCGGATTTTGCCGTGCTGCCCGAATTTTTCAGCGCGCCGTTGATGGGGCTGGAGGCAGAGTTGCCGTCCATCGATGCGATCCGTTTCCTGGCCGGTTTCACCGAAGAAATCCGCGATGCCGTGTCCGACCTGGCCGTGAGCTACAACATCAATATCGTGGCCGGCTCCATGCCGTTAGTGGACAACGGCAACGTTTACAACGTGGCCTACCTCTGCCGGCGTGACGGCACCGTGGAAGAACAGCGCAAGGTGCACATCACACCGGGCGAACGTCGTGACTGGGGCATCGAGGGCGGCGACCATATCCAGGTATTCGAAACCGACGCCGGGCGTATCGGCATCCTGATCTGCTACGACGTGGAATTCCCCGAGCTGGGCCGCATCCTCGCCGAGCAGGGCATGGAAATCCTGATCGTGCCGTTCTGGACCGATACCAAGAACGGTTACCTGCGCGTGCGTCACTGCGCCCAGGCACGCGCTATCGAAAACGAATGCTACGTGGCCATTTCCGGCTCGGTCGGCAACCTGCCACGGGTGGACAACGTCGATATCCAGTACGCGCAATCGGCCGTTTTCACCCCCAGCGATTTCTACTTCCCGCACGACGGCATCATCAGCGAGGCGGTGCCGAACACCGAGATGCTGCTGTTCGCCGACGTGGACCTGGAAAAACTGAAACTGCTGCACAAGGAAGGCTCGGTGACCAATCTCAAGGACCGCCGTCACGACATGTACCGCCTCAAATGGCGCAGCCAGGTGGGGGCGGAGTAG